Genomic window (Egicoccus halophilus):
GGAACCCGCACGGGACCGAGGTCCGAGCGGAAGCCGTCGGCCAGCGCGTGGAAGGCCGGCCGCGGCACCGGATAGCGGCGGACCGCCCACGCCAGCGCCCGCTCCCACGGTGCCACCGGTCGTCCGAGGTAGGCCTGCTCGACGCGTGTCTGCCAGGCGGCGACGGCCTCCTGCGGTCGCGCGCTGAGGTCCGCCGCGTCGTCGCCGATACGGCAGGCCGCGTACACCGCCCGGGTGGCGCGGCGGCGCTCACCGCTCATCAGACAGGTGCCGAGCCAGAAGGTCGTCGAGTGCTGCCGGATGACGGCGGTGACCTCCGGCCAGACCGTGTTCGAGGGCCGGCTCATACGGCCACCGTCGCGGCCTCGGGGACCGGGACCGTCCCTGACGCGACCACCCCGGACGACCGGGTGTCCGACGCGCCGGCACCGGACGGCACGGCCGCCGAGGCGGTGCCGGACGGGACGAGGGAGCGCGCCAGCTCGCGCAACCCGTGTCGGGCCCCGCCGTCGGGTAGCACGGCGAGATGGTCGTCGGCCCGCGCGAGGAGGCGGTCGACGGTCGCCTCCGCACGTTCCAGTGCCCCCGACGTCCGCACGATGTCGATGGCCTCCTCGACCACGTCCGCGGGATGCGGAGGTGGCGCGGCCAGCACCCTACGCAGGTGCCGGCCGGCGTGCCCTTCCACGGCATCGAGCACCGGCCAGGTGTAGACGCCGAGGCGAAGGTCGTTCCCGACGGGTTTGCCCGTGTCGTCCGCGGTCGCGGTCAGGTCCAGCAGGTCGTCGGCCAGCTGGAAGGCCACGCCGAGCGTGCGGCCCCACGCCTCGGCAGCCTGTCGTCGCACGGATGTGGCGTCCGCGACGGCCGCGCCGACGTGCGCCGCGGCGGCCAGCAGGGAGGCCGTCTTGCCGTCGACGACGTCGAGGTAGGCGGCGACGCCGCCGTCGAGACGGCCCAACAGCAACGTCTCGTGCCGCTCGCCCTCGACCAGGCGACGATAGGTACCGGCGAGCACGCCCGGGGTCTCGCTGCCGGCGGCCGCGGCCGACGCGAACGCGAGCGCCGTGAGCCGGTCCCCGGCCAGGACGGCCAGCCGCTCACCCCACGTGGCGTTCACGCTGGGAACGCCACGCCGGGTGCTGGCGGCATCGATCACGTCGTCGTGGTAGAGCGTGGACAGGTGCAGCAGTTCACAGGCCATGGCGGCGTCGAGGAGCCGCTCCGGAGGGGTCGGCGACACCGACGCACCGACCAGCAGGGTCACCAGCGGCCGGAACCGCTTGCCTCCCGCAGCCAGCAGGTGATGACCGGTGCGGTCCGCCAGGGCCACGGGAGAGCTCACGGCGGTCGCGAGACCGTCCTCGACCTCCTGCAGCCTGCTG
Coding sequences:
- a CDS encoding polyprenyl synthetase family protein, with amino-acid sequence MSTGDLLLGARSLAVSAPGAPGPVDRPSIHGRAGTECLHDATIAVGKSRVDAIAHIDAPLRHWLTSRLQEVEDGLATAVSSPVALADRTGHHLLAAGGKRFRPLVTLLVGASVSPTPPERLLDAAMACELLHLSTLYHDDVIDAASTRRGVPSVNATWGERLAVLAGDRLTALAFASAAAAGSETPGVLAGTYRRLVEGERHETLLLGRLDGGVAAYLDVVDGKTASLLAAAAHVGAAVADATSVRRQAAEAWGRTLGVAFQLADDLLDLTATADDTGKPVGNDLRLGVYTWPVLDAVEGHAGRHLRRVLAAPPPHPADVVEEAIDIVRTSGALERAEATVDRLLARADDHLAVLPDGGARHGLRELARSLVPSGTASAAVPSGAGASDTRSSGVVASGTVPVPEAATVAV